One window of the Camarhynchus parvulus chromosome 2, STF_HiC, whole genome shotgun sequence genome contains the following:
- the OC90 gene encoding otoconin-90 isoform X1, which yields MIVILLVSMSMVVYSGGQELEPPAFLPELLNTPERILNNATLFNGVFQNVESVALFFDCLGSHFTWLQSIFTNFPALLNFVNRMKCVTGFCPRDFEDYGCSCRFEMEGLPVDEADECCFQHRRCYEEALEMECTWDPSKISADVSCSTKNLTCESVDPCEQFLCTCDKDAIECFVNAQINSSLNGLDVSSCPSPVTETTSKRELTTRHMEALVHQGTDETLAVTASVEEVVSFEPRDRVLATSKARVTSRDHRGTAPAAPILSIKEEDGFMEALVPVEEITTSPASFPGDSNSMQVKIVSTNRSPAGTPARTKAKETSPAKGDLSTASSGRALDLALSERGPEGKVCERLTFLQERGRGRVERELPQLGEMLFCLTGRCPEEFESYGCYCGQEGRGDPTDALDRCCFSHHCCMEQVKKLGCHAERNLRSEVVCFDHTPKCIGRSTCEKLLCACDAAAAECMASAFFNASLKLPHGQGCHGEKLSCPGDSAERPPAGTQTGSQTGTGASSSEESSEEEGAPRGGLRRARRGTRHHLGNARTGGHEGR from the exons GTGGCCAAGAACTGGAGCCACCAGCattcctgccagagctgcttaACACACCTGAAAGAATCTTGA acaATGCCACACTCTTCAATGGAGTCTTTCAAAATGTGGAAAGTGTTGCATTATTTTTTG actGCCTGGGCTCTCACTTCACCTGGTTACAGTCCATCTTTACCAACTTCCCTGCCCTTCTCAACTTTGTGAACAGAATGAAGTGTGTCACTGGGTTTTGCCCCAGGGATTTCGAGGACTACGGCTGCTCTTGCCGGTTTGAGATGGAAGGGCTCCCCGTGGATGAAGCTGATGA ATGCTGCTTTCAGCACCGTAGGTGCTACGAGGAAGCGCTGGAGATGGAATGCACATGGGACCCATCAAAGATCTCTGCAGATGTCAGCTGCTCTACTAAAAACCTGACCTGTG AGTCTGTGGATCCCTGTGAACAGTTCCTCTGCACCTGTGACAAAGATGCCATTGAATGCTTTGTGAATGCCCAGATCAACTCCTCCCTGAATGGGCTGGATGTCTCCTCCTGCCCATCTCCAGTTACAG aaacaaCCAGTAAGAGAGAGCTGACAACACGACACATGGAGG catTGGTTCATCAAGGGACTGATGAAACACTGGCTGTGACTGCATCTGTGGAAGAAG TGGTTTCTTTTGAGCCCCGTGACAGAGTCTTGGCAACTTCTAAAGCCAGAG TTACCTCAAGGGACCAcagaggcacagctcctgctgctcccatccTCTCAATAAAAG AAGAAGATGGATTTATGGAAGCTTTGGTCCCAGTGGAAGAGATAACCACCTCCCCAGCCTCATTCCCAGGAGACAGTAACTCAATGCAAGTCAAAATTGTCTCCACCAACAGGAGTCCTGCAGGCACACCTGCAAGGACAAAAGCAAAAG AGACAAGCCCTGCAAAGGGTGACCTGAGCACAGCTTcctctggcagagctctggaCCTGGCACTGTCTGAGAGGGGACCTGAAGGAAAAG TGTGTGAGCGATTGACCTTTCTGCAAGAGAGAGGACGTGGAAGAGTGGAGAGGGAGCTGCCCCAGCTTGGAGAAATGCTGTTCTGCTTAACTGGGAGATGCCCAGAGGAATTTGAGTCCTATGGCTGCTATTGTGGCcaagagggaagaggagatcCCACTGATGCACTGGACAG ATGCTGCTTCTCTCATCACTGCTGTATGGAGCAAGTTAAGAAACTTGGATGTCATGCAGAAAGAAATTTGAGATCTGAAGTTGTATGTTTTGATCACACACCAAAAT GCATTGGCCGGAGCACGTGTGAGAAGCTCCTCTGCGCCTGCGACGCGGCCGCGGCCGAGTGCATGGCCTCTGCCTTCTTCAACGCCAGCCTGAAGCTGCCCCACGGGCAGGGCTGCCACGGGGAGAAGCTCTCCTGCCCAGGGGACTCTGCTGAAAGGCCTCCAGCAGGCACCCAAACAGGCTCACAAACAGGCACAGGGGCTTCCAGCTCCGAGGAGAGcagtgaggaggaaggagccccGCGGGGAGGATTGCGGAGAGCCAGGAGAGGGACGCGGCATCACTTGGGGAACGCCAGAACTGGGGGGCACGAGGGCAGATAA
- the OC90 gene encoding otoconin-90 isoform X2 yields MIVILLVSMSMVVYSGGQELEPPAFLPELLNTPERILNNATLFNGVFQNVESVALFFDCLGSHFTWLQSIFTNFPALLNFVNRMKCVTGFCPRDFEDYGCSCRFEMEGLPVDEADECCFQHRRCYEEALEMECTWDPSKISADVSCSTKNLTCESVDPCEQFLCTCDKDAIECFVNAQINSSLNGLDVSSCPSPVTETTSKRELTTRHMEALVHQGTDETLAVTASVEEVVSFEPRDRVLATSKAREEDGFMEALVPVEEITTSPASFPGDSNSMQVKIVSTNRSPAGTPARTKAKETSPAKGDLSTASSGRALDLALSERGPEGKVCERLTFLQERGRGRVERELPQLGEMLFCLTGRCPEEFESYGCYCGQEGRGDPTDALDRCCFSHHCCMEQVKKLGCHAERNLRSEVVCFDHTPKCIGRSTCEKLLCACDAAAAECMASAFFNASLKLPHGQGCHGEKLSCPGDSAERPPAGTQTGSQTGTGASSSEESSEEEGAPRGGLRRARRGTRHHLGNARTGGHEGR; encoded by the exons GTGGCCAAGAACTGGAGCCACCAGCattcctgccagagctgcttaACACACCTGAAAGAATCTTGA acaATGCCACACTCTTCAATGGAGTCTTTCAAAATGTGGAAAGTGTTGCATTATTTTTTG actGCCTGGGCTCTCACTTCACCTGGTTACAGTCCATCTTTACCAACTTCCCTGCCCTTCTCAACTTTGTGAACAGAATGAAGTGTGTCACTGGGTTTTGCCCCAGGGATTTCGAGGACTACGGCTGCTCTTGCCGGTTTGAGATGGAAGGGCTCCCCGTGGATGAAGCTGATGA ATGCTGCTTTCAGCACCGTAGGTGCTACGAGGAAGCGCTGGAGATGGAATGCACATGGGACCCATCAAAGATCTCTGCAGATGTCAGCTGCTCTACTAAAAACCTGACCTGTG AGTCTGTGGATCCCTGTGAACAGTTCCTCTGCACCTGTGACAAAGATGCCATTGAATGCTTTGTGAATGCCCAGATCAACTCCTCCCTGAATGGGCTGGATGTCTCCTCCTGCCCATCTCCAGTTACAG aaacaaCCAGTAAGAGAGAGCTGACAACACGACACATGGAGG catTGGTTCATCAAGGGACTGATGAAACACTGGCTGTGACTGCATCTGTGGAAGAAG TGGTTTCTTTTGAGCCCCGTGACAGAGTCTTGGCAACTTCTAAAGCCAGAG AAGAAGATGGATTTATGGAAGCTTTGGTCCCAGTGGAAGAGATAACCACCTCCCCAGCCTCATTCCCAGGAGACAGTAACTCAATGCAAGTCAAAATTGTCTCCACCAACAGGAGTCCTGCAGGCACACCTGCAAGGACAAAAGCAAAAG AGACAAGCCCTGCAAAGGGTGACCTGAGCACAGCTTcctctggcagagctctggaCCTGGCACTGTCTGAGAGGGGACCTGAAGGAAAAG TGTGTGAGCGATTGACCTTTCTGCAAGAGAGAGGACGTGGAAGAGTGGAGAGGGAGCTGCCCCAGCTTGGAGAAATGCTGTTCTGCTTAACTGGGAGATGCCCAGAGGAATTTGAGTCCTATGGCTGCTATTGTGGCcaagagggaagaggagatcCCACTGATGCACTGGACAG ATGCTGCTTCTCTCATCACTGCTGTATGGAGCAAGTTAAGAAACTTGGATGTCATGCAGAAAGAAATTTGAGATCTGAAGTTGTATGTTTTGATCACACACCAAAAT GCATTGGCCGGAGCACGTGTGAGAAGCTCCTCTGCGCCTGCGACGCGGCCGCGGCCGAGTGCATGGCCTCTGCCTTCTTCAACGCCAGCCTGAAGCTGCCCCACGGGCAGGGCTGCCACGGGGAGAAGCTCTCCTGCCCAGGGGACTCTGCTGAAAGGCCTCCAGCAGGCACCCAAACAGGCTCACAAACAGGCACAGGGGCTTCCAGCTCCGAGGAGAGcagtgaggaggaaggagccccGCGGGGAGGATTGCGGAGAGCCAGGAGAGGGACGCGGCATCACTTGGGGAACGCCAGAACTGGGGGGCACGAGGGCAGATAA
- the OC90 gene encoding otoconin-90 isoform X3, with amino-acid sequence MIVILLVSMSMVVYSDNATLFNGVFQNVESVALFFDCLGSHFTWLQSIFTNFPALLNFVNRMKCVTGFCPRDFEDYGCSCRFEMEGLPVDEADECCFQHRRCYEEALEMECTWDPSKISADVSCSTKNLTCESVDPCEQFLCTCDKDAIECFVNAQINSSLNGLDVSSCPSPVTETTSKRELTTRHMEALVHQGTDETLAVTASVEEVVSFEPRDRVLATSKARVTSRDHRGTAPAAPILSIKEEDGFMEALVPVEEITTSPASFPGDSNSMQVKIVSTNRSPAGTPARTKAKETSPAKGDLSTASSGRALDLALSERGPEGKVCERLTFLQERGRGRVERELPQLGEMLFCLTGRCPEEFESYGCYCGQEGRGDPTDALDRCCFSHHCCMEQVKKLGCHAERNLRSEVVCFDHTPKCIGRSTCEKLLCACDAAAAECMASAFFNASLKLPHGQGCHGEKLSCPGDSAERPPAGTQTGSQTGTGASSSEESSEEEGAPRGGLRRARRGTRHHLGNARTGGHEGR; translated from the exons acaATGCCACACTCTTCAATGGAGTCTTTCAAAATGTGGAAAGTGTTGCATTATTTTTTG actGCCTGGGCTCTCACTTCACCTGGTTACAGTCCATCTTTACCAACTTCCCTGCCCTTCTCAACTTTGTGAACAGAATGAAGTGTGTCACTGGGTTTTGCCCCAGGGATTTCGAGGACTACGGCTGCTCTTGCCGGTTTGAGATGGAAGGGCTCCCCGTGGATGAAGCTGATGA ATGCTGCTTTCAGCACCGTAGGTGCTACGAGGAAGCGCTGGAGATGGAATGCACATGGGACCCATCAAAGATCTCTGCAGATGTCAGCTGCTCTACTAAAAACCTGACCTGTG AGTCTGTGGATCCCTGTGAACAGTTCCTCTGCACCTGTGACAAAGATGCCATTGAATGCTTTGTGAATGCCCAGATCAACTCCTCCCTGAATGGGCTGGATGTCTCCTCCTGCCCATCTCCAGTTACAG aaacaaCCAGTAAGAGAGAGCTGACAACACGACACATGGAGG catTGGTTCATCAAGGGACTGATGAAACACTGGCTGTGACTGCATCTGTGGAAGAAG TGGTTTCTTTTGAGCCCCGTGACAGAGTCTTGGCAACTTCTAAAGCCAGAG TTACCTCAAGGGACCAcagaggcacagctcctgctgctcccatccTCTCAATAAAAG AAGAAGATGGATTTATGGAAGCTTTGGTCCCAGTGGAAGAGATAACCACCTCCCCAGCCTCATTCCCAGGAGACAGTAACTCAATGCAAGTCAAAATTGTCTCCACCAACAGGAGTCCTGCAGGCACACCTGCAAGGACAAAAGCAAAAG AGACAAGCCCTGCAAAGGGTGACCTGAGCACAGCTTcctctggcagagctctggaCCTGGCACTGTCTGAGAGGGGACCTGAAGGAAAAG TGTGTGAGCGATTGACCTTTCTGCAAGAGAGAGGACGTGGAAGAGTGGAGAGGGAGCTGCCCCAGCTTGGAGAAATGCTGTTCTGCTTAACTGGGAGATGCCCAGAGGAATTTGAGTCCTATGGCTGCTATTGTGGCcaagagggaagaggagatcCCACTGATGCACTGGACAG ATGCTGCTTCTCTCATCACTGCTGTATGGAGCAAGTTAAGAAACTTGGATGTCATGCAGAAAGAAATTTGAGATCTGAAGTTGTATGTTTTGATCACACACCAAAAT GCATTGGCCGGAGCACGTGTGAGAAGCTCCTCTGCGCCTGCGACGCGGCCGCGGCCGAGTGCATGGCCTCTGCCTTCTTCAACGCCAGCCTGAAGCTGCCCCACGGGCAGGGCTGCCACGGGGAGAAGCTCTCCTGCCCAGGGGACTCTGCTGAAAGGCCTCCAGCAGGCACCCAAACAGGCTCACAAACAGGCACAGGGGCTTCCAGCTCCGAGGAGAGcagtgaggaggaaggagccccGCGGGGAGGATTGCGGAGAGCCAGGAGAGGGACGCGGCATCACTTGGGGAACGCCAGAACTGGGGGGCACGAGGGCAGATAA